The Vitis riparia cultivar Riparia Gloire de Montpellier isolate 1030 chromosome 3, EGFV_Vit.rip_1.0, whole genome shotgun sequence genome includes a region encoding these proteins:
- the LOC117911405 gene encoding protein EXORDIUM-like 2, protein MAPKYGFRYGCLLYLSCLLASLVEPAMGSTRKLSALVKEQPFPMKYHNGALLKGKVTVNLVWYGSFSAIQRSIIIDFLESFNSRTPPSPSVASWWKTTEKYHGGSSAVVVGKQVLDQRYSLGKVLKTSHLTALASKPNFIGSVTILLTAKDVAVDGFCMSRCGTHGWTHSGKARSAYVWVGNSETQCPGQCAWPFHQPMYGPQTPPLVAPNGDVGVDGMVINLATLLANTVTNPFNGGYFQGPPTAPLEAVSACTGVFGSGAYPGYPGRLLVEKSSGASYNAQGVNGRRYLVPAMWDPETSACATLV, encoded by the coding sequence ATGGCTCCAAAATATGGCTTCAGGTATGGGTGTCTCCTGTATCTGTCTTGTTTGCTGGCATCGCTCGTCGAGCCCGCCATGGGCTCTACGAGGAAGCTCTCGGCTCTGGTCAAGGAGCAGCCGTTCCCGATGAAGTACCACAACGGAGCTCTTCTCAAGGGCAAGGTCACCGTTAATCTCGTATGGTACGGCTCTTTCTCCGCAATCCAGCGGTCGATCATAATCGATTTTCTCGAATCGTTTAACAGCCGCACACCCCCGTCGCCTTCGGTCGCGTCGTGGTGGAAAACTACTGAGAAGTACCATGGCGGCTCCAGCGCCGTCGTGGTGGGGAAGCAGGTGTTGGACCAGAGGTACTCGTTAGGGAAGGTGCTAAAGACTTCTCATCTCACGGCTTTGGCATCGAAGCCCAACTTCATCGGCTCAGTCACTATCCTTCTCACGGCGAAGGACGTCGCCGTGGATGGGTTCTGCATGAGCCGGTGCGGCACCCACGGATGGACCCACTCCGGGAAGGCCCGATCGGCGTACGTGTGGGTCGGGAACTCGGAGACCCAGTGCCCGGGTCAATGCGCGTGGCCGTTCCACCAGCCGATGTACGGCCCCCAGACGCCGCCTCTGGTGGCGCCGAACGGCGACGTGGGAGTGGACGGGATGGTGATCAATTTAGCCACCCTTCTGGCCAACACCGTGACGAACCCCTTCAACGGCGGGTACTTCCAGGGTCCGCCGACTGCGCCGCTGGAGGCGGTGTCGGCGTGTACGGGGGTGTTCGGGAGCGGAGCGTACCCGGGATATCCAGGGCGGCTGCTGGTGGAGAAGAGCAGCGGGGCGAGCTACAATGCGCAAGGAGTGAATGGGAGGAGGTACCTGGTGCCAGCGATGTGGGACCCAGAGACTTCAGCATGCGCCACTCTTGTGTAA
- the LOC117911387 gene encoding polyadenylate-binding protein 2-like isoform X2, translated as MENEVEMGGPESHDEHQIEDLNQRLEQMMEEKPKAHNDMPSVQAAAQASREEVDSRSVFVGNVDYSCTPEEVQQHFQACGTVNRVTIRSNKYGQPKGYAYVEFIETEAVQEALLLNESELHGRQLKVSAKRTNVPGLKQFRPRRVGFRSRSAHMPPYLCPYGYGKVPRFRMPMRYNPYY; from the exons atgGAAAATGAAGTGGAGATGGGTGGGCCAGAGTCCCACGATGAACAT CAAATTGAGGATTTGAATCAACGGTTGGAACAGATGATGGAGGAGAAACCCAAGGCCCACAATGACATGCCTTCTGTACAAG cTGCCGCACAGGCAAGCAGGGAGGAGGTAGATTCTCGATCGGTGTTTGTTGGTAAT GTGGATTATTCTTGTACCCCTGAAGAAGTGCAGCAGCATTTCCAGGCATGCGGGACAGTGAATAGAGTCACTATCCGATCCAACAAGTATGGCCAGCCAAAAGGTTATGCTTACGTTGAATTTATTGAAACAGAGGCTGTTCAAGAGGCACTCCTCCTGAATGAATCTGAGCTACACGGCCGCCAGTTGAAG GTATCAGCAAAGCGAACCAACGTCCCTGGGTTGAAGCAGTTTCGTCCACGACGAGTAGGCTTCCGCTCAAGGAGCGCACATATGCCTCCTTATCTCTGCCCCTATGGATACGG GAAGGTTCCCAGGTTCAGGATGCCCATGCGGTACAACCCGTACTACTGA
- the LOC117911387 gene encoding polyadenylate-binding protein 3-like isoform X1 yields the protein MENEVEMGGPESHDEHQIEDLNQRLEQMMEEKPKAHNDMPSVQDPAAAAAAAAQASREEVDSRSVFVGNVDYSCTPEEVQQHFQACGTVNRVTIRSNKYGQPKGYAYVEFIETEAVQEALLLNESELHGRQLKVSAKRTNVPGLKQFRPRRVGFRSRSAHMPPYLCPYGYGKVPRFRMPMRYNPYY from the exons atgGAAAATGAAGTGGAGATGGGTGGGCCAGAGTCCCACGATGAACAT CAAATTGAGGATTTGAATCAACGGTTGGAACAGATGATGGAGGAGAAACCCAAGGCCCACAATGACATGCCTTCTGTACAAG AtcctgctgctgctgctgcagcTGCCGCACAGGCAAGCAGGGAGGAGGTAGATTCTCGATCGGTGTTTGTTGGTAAT GTGGATTATTCTTGTACCCCTGAAGAAGTGCAGCAGCATTTCCAGGCATGCGGGACAGTGAATAGAGTCACTATCCGATCCAACAAGTATGGCCAGCCAAAAGGTTATGCTTACGTTGAATTTATTGAAACAGAGGCTGTTCAAGAGGCACTCCTCCTGAATGAATCTGAGCTACACGGCCGCCAGTTGAAG GTATCAGCAAAGCGAACCAACGTCCCTGGGTTGAAGCAGTTTCGTCCACGACGAGTAGGCTTCCGCTCAAGGAGCGCACATATGCCTCCTTATCTCTGCCCCTATGGATACGG GAAGGTTCCCAGGTTCAGGATGCCCATGCGGTACAACCCGTACTACTGA
- the LOC117911387 gene encoding polyadenylate-binding protein 2-like isoform X3, translating to MTCLLYKVDYSCTPEEVQQHFQACGTVNRVTIRSNKYGQPKGYAYVEFIETEAVQEALLLNESELHGRQLKVSAKRTNVPGLKQFRPRRVGFRSRSAHMPPYLCPYGYGKVPRFRMPMRYNPYY from the exons ATGACATGCCTTCTGTACAAG GTGGATTATTCTTGTACCCCTGAAGAAGTGCAGCAGCATTTCCAGGCATGCGGGACAGTGAATAGAGTCACTATCCGATCCAACAAGTATGGCCAGCCAAAAGGTTATGCTTACGTTGAATTTATTGAAACAGAGGCTGTTCAAGAGGCACTCCTCCTGAATGAATCTGAGCTACACGGCCGCCAGTTGAAG GTATCAGCAAAGCGAACCAACGTCCCTGGGTTGAAGCAGTTTCGTCCACGACGAGTAGGCTTCCGCTCAAGGAGCGCACATATGCCTCCTTATCTCTGCCCCTATGGATACGG GAAGGTTCCCAGGTTCAGGATGCCCATGCGGTACAACCCGTACTACTGA